One Kribbella sp. NBC_00662 genomic region harbors:
- a CDS encoding TetR/AcrR family transcriptional regulator, with protein MTRSADEDAQRDAAPVWARNDRRPRRRTLTRESIVSAAVAIADRDGLDAVSIRSVAAYLDVRPMSLYGHVSSKDDLLDLMFDQLAGENVLGDELPEHWREALEAIARRTRDQGLAHPWTIELLVDRMQLGPNTLRVLDEWMRAVAPLAVSAETAWSIVTAVNDHTVGYVTRVSAQRRAVPTDPAAADEWTSTVDNYLTERADSGDYPHLAPLLRHGFATQPDNFEAGLSYLLDRIEEEHA; from the coding sequence ATGACGCGGTCGGCCGACGAGGACGCTCAGCGGGATGCAGCCCCGGTCTGGGCCCGCAACGACCGCCGGCCCCGGCGCAGGACGCTCACCCGTGAATCGATCGTGAGCGCCGCGGTCGCCATCGCCGACCGCGACGGGCTCGACGCCGTTTCGATCCGGAGCGTCGCGGCGTACCTCGACGTACGGCCGATGAGTCTGTACGGGCACGTGTCGAGCAAGGACGACCTGCTCGACCTGATGTTCGATCAACTCGCCGGTGAGAACGTGCTCGGCGACGAACTCCCGGAGCACTGGCGGGAAGCACTCGAGGCCATCGCCCGACGTACCCGCGACCAAGGGCTGGCGCACCCGTGGACGATCGAGCTCCTGGTCGACCGCATGCAGCTCGGACCGAACACGCTCAGAGTCCTCGACGAGTGGATGCGCGCCGTGGCACCGCTGGCCGTCTCCGCGGAAACAGCATGGAGCATCGTGACAGCGGTCAACGACCACACGGTCGGCTACGTCACCCGCGTCTCCGCCCAGCGGCGAGCCGTCCCGACGGACCCGGCCGCCGCCGACGAGTGGACCTCAACCGTCGACAACTACCTGACCGAACGCGCCGACAGCGGCGACTACCCCCACCTCGCCCCACTCCTCCGCCACGGCTTCGCCACCCAACCCGACAACTTCGAGGCCGGCCTCTCCTACCTCCTCGACCGAATCGAGGAGGAGCATGCCTAG
- the nuoH gene encoding NADH-quinone oxidoreductase subunit NuoH, translating into MRSDAVNGGPAQFGHDSWGLMLLKAVLIFVILMLLTLFSIWAERRVVARMQQRIGPKVNGPFGLLQSLADGMKLIVKEDLIPKTADKVVFVLAPAIVVIPAFAAWTVIPFGPTVKLPWSDSRTALQLTDLPVAVIFVLAMASVGIYGIVLGGWSSGSTYSLLGGLRSSAQMISYEVSMGLSLVAVFLYAGSMSTSQIVAAQDKLWYGLILAPSFVIYVISMIGETNRGPFDLPEAEGELVGGFHTEYSSAKFMLFFLAEYVNMGTVAALATTLFLGGWHAPLPINLIWDGANSGYWPVLWFFGKVLGFLFLFIWLRGTLPRLRYDQFMHFGWMRLMPLSLLWIVAVATIRTINLRGGIDRQWLFVAIALGVVAIVVLMFAGEKKQSDTAARQEAATYDGFPVPPKSAVAVERGNS; encoded by the coding sequence ATGCGGAGTGATGCGGTCAATGGCGGGCCGGCGCAGTTCGGTCACGACTCGTGGGGGCTGATGCTGCTCAAGGCGGTGCTGATCTTCGTGATCCTGATGCTGTTGACGCTGTTCAGCATCTGGGCGGAGCGCCGGGTGGTCGCCCGGATGCAGCAGCGCATCGGGCCGAAGGTGAACGGGCCCTTCGGCTTGCTGCAGTCGCTGGCCGACGGCATGAAGCTGATCGTCAAGGAAGATCTGATCCCGAAGACCGCCGACAAGGTGGTGTTCGTGCTCGCGCCGGCGATCGTGGTCATCCCGGCGTTCGCCGCGTGGACGGTGATCCCGTTCGGGCCGACGGTGAAGCTGCCGTGGAGCGACAGCCGGACCGCGCTCCAGTTGACCGACCTGCCGGTCGCGGTGATCTTCGTGCTCGCGATGGCGTCGGTCGGCATCTACGGCATCGTGCTCGGCGGCTGGTCGTCCGGATCCACGTACTCCCTGCTCGGCGGACTCCGCTCCAGCGCGCAGATGATCTCCTACGAAGTCTCGATGGGACTCTCGCTCGTCGCGGTCTTCCTGTACGCCGGATCGATGTCGACGTCGCAGATCGTCGCGGCGCAGGACAAGCTCTGGTACGGCCTGATCCTCGCGCCGTCGTTCGTGATCTACGTGATCTCGATGATCGGCGAGACCAACCGCGGGCCGTTCGACCTGCCCGAGGCCGAGGGCGAGCTGGTCGGCGGGTTCCACACCGAGTACTCCTCGGCGAAGTTCATGCTGTTCTTCCTGGCGGAGTACGTGAACATGGGCACGGTGGCGGCCTTGGCCACGACGCTCTTCCTCGGCGGCTGGCACGCGCCGTTGCCGATCAACCTGATCTGGGACGGCGCCAACAGCGGTTACTGGCCCGTGCTCTGGTTCTTCGGGAAGGTTCTGGGCTTCCTCTTCCTCTTCATCTGGCTGCGAGGGACGCTGCCTCGGCTGCGTTACGACCAGTTCATGCACTTCGGATGGATGCGGCTGATGCCGCTGTCCTTGCTGTGGATCGTGGCGGTCGCGACGATTCGCACGATCAATCTGCGGGGCGGCATCGACCGGCAGTGGCTGTTCGTCGCGATCGCGCTCGGGGTGGTCGCGATCGTCGTACTGATGTTCGCCGGCGAGAAGAAACAGTCCGACACCGCTGCACGACAGGAGGCTGCTACGTACGACGGGTTCCCGGTGCCGCCGAAGTCCGCTGTGGCCGTCGAGCGTGGGAACAGCTGA